The Phaseolus vulgaris cultivar G19833 chromosome 5, P. vulgaris v2.0, whole genome shotgun sequence genomic interval GTCGACCTGTAAGACCTCAAGAAACTCATCTTCCAACAACCCATAGGTGGTTACCCTAGGAACTTttaaggtctcctgagtcaacgaCTAATGCCTTCTTGCTTTTCATGGGCTTACCTCAAGATCTCCACGTGGCTGACCTCGACTGGTCCCTCTTCAGCGGTCCTTGGTgacttcaaggtctcctgaatgactgACCCCTACCgacctccacctgatctcctGTGAATCCATGTATAAATCCATGTATGATCTGTATGATTTTTGTGTATGTTTGTGTTTATTAGAATTGAATTATGTGTAAAtttctaattaaaaatattttcttttatatacatgttgaaaatttatttcattgTTGAAGTATATGTTGTTTGTTGGATGATCAACTACGACCATAATATGTATTTTAGCAGATATACATATACATACTAAAACTAtactttaaactttttttttgttaaaatttgtttttatatatattttaagtatatttaagttgtattttgaaatattaaatgttttgtataggttttttttattgggtttataataaaaatgataattttatgAGAGTATTACATTAATAtgctcaatttttttttactaagtatctcaatactttttttattatacttttaaaaCCGAACatttactaattattatttcattattatataaaaagctGACTTCACTggacaaaattaaaaacaagaaaatatcCCTTCAATAGTCAAAAGTCCAATCCaacaatgtttttgtttttctatccAGCGGAATTTTTAAGCTACGCGGCTTTCACAATTGGGCCTATTTAGATGCAGGCCCATCACTTTTTTCATCCAAAACTCTCGTTTCGTTTCTTGTCATCAACCGCTAACTTATCACCAAAAAACGAAAGAAAAACCCTTGCTTCTTCTCCGATCATCAGTCCTCTCCTCCTTGTTCTTGCATTTCGCGTCCAACAGAGAGAGGGTTCGTAACTTCGAATATTCCTATTTCTGCGCGAATTAGGGCTTGTGTTCGCTAGGAAACGAATATTCTTGAACCTGAccatgtttttcttcttctttctttcgcAGAGCGACTCGCGAAATCACGTCATGCCGTGATTTTTCACGATTCCGCCAAACGAAGATCCTGCTCGCTCGTGATCTAACTCGTGGATAGGTAGCACAATCGCCAAGGCATAACATTCTTCGATTCAGATCGCGATTGTTACTAGCTTGCTTCTAACGATGTTTGGTTCGAACCGTAAGTATTGCCTCGCTGCGTTAATTCGTGATGTTTTGCGTGCTTGGTATTAGGGAAATTGCGCGTTTCTGCGAGTGTTGTGGTTGCTTTGGAGAATGATTGTTTTATcgtttattgttgttgttattatttttgttctttGCTGGTTTTGTTGATTGGTGTTAAGTAAGCGTGAAGGGTGGGGGATGGTGTTGTTTTGCTTATTGATTACTTTGGCAAACCGTTGATAAATTTGAGTTATCCTTTCGACAGCTTTTGGGCAGTCTTCGTCGAGCCCTTTTGGCTCTCAATCAGTTTTTGGACAGACCAATTCAAGTACCAATCCGTTTGCCCCTAAGCCATTTGGTAGTACGAGTCCATTTGGTTCGCAAACTGGCAGTTCCATGTTCGGAGGTACTTCCACTGGGGTATTTGGTGCGGCTCAACAGTCTTCTCCGTTTGCTTCCAATACAGCTTTTGGGGCTTCATCGTCACCTGCTTTCGGTAGTTCCGTGCCCGCTTTTGGTTCTTCTTCGACTCCTGCTTTTGGTAGCTCATCATCGTCATTTGGTGGTACGAGTGCATGGAAttcctttttcattttgtttaaaagttgtttttcttgtttgttcaTTAGATTGTCTTCATTTATTTCCTTCTGAAAGCTTAAAATTACATCAATTTTTTCACCAGGTTGTTCATTGAATTATCATTTAACTTgctgtcttcttcttttcttttttattatgttatcgGGACAGTTTTGTGGTTCAATTTGAGAATTGATTATCTTGCTTTATAGGATCATCAGTTTTTGGTCAGAAGCCTGCTTTTGGAGGTTTTGGATCTACTCCTACTCAAACAAGTCCATTCGGTGCTACACAGCAATCACAACCAGCTTTTGGAAGCAGCATATTTGGTTCCTCAACCCCTTTTGGTGGATCATCTCAGCCTGCATTTGGAGCTACAAGCACTCCAGCGTTTGGTGCTACAAGCACTCCTGCATTTGGTGCTTCGAGCACTCCTGCATTTGGTGCAACTAGCACCCCTGCGTTTGGTGCTACAAGCAGCCCTGCATTCGGTGCAACTAGCACCCCTGCGTTTGGTTCCACCTCTAGCCCAACTTTTGGTAACACAGGGAGTGCATTTGGGGTGTCAAGTTCTCCCGTATTTGGTGGTGGGGGAGCCTTTGGTGCTTCTAGTAACCCTATGTTTGGTTCATCAAGCACGTCTGCATTTGGTAGTTCAAGCACTCCATTTGGGGCCTCTAGTACTCCTGCTTTTGGGGCTTCTAGTACTCCTGCTTTTGGGGCCTCTAGTACTCCTGCTTTTGGGGCCTCTAGTACTCCTGCATTTAGTTTTGGATCCACTCAGGCTTTTGGTCAGTCTTCTGCTGCTTTTGGTAGCAGCAGTCCATTCGGTAGTACGGCCTCACCTTTCGGAGGTCAGAGTTCAGCATTTGGTGAGTTCAAGAACCATTAGAATTGACTgttatatttctattttaaagaTATTAGGAACAATAGTATCTTGTGCAAATGTAATTGAAAGTAATCTTCAAATATTTTCTCTTGCAGGATCTCAAACACCATCTTCGGCCTTTGGAAATACTGGTATTGGACAGTCAGGTTTTGGAGGTCAGCAACGAGGTGGAAGTAGAGTAGCTAGTTACACAGCAACAACTGAAGCAGATAGTGGTACCTCTGGACAGACTGCAAAATTGGAATCCATATCTGCCATGCCTGTTTACAAAGACAAAAGTCACGAGGAACTAAGATGGGAGGACTATCAATTGGGAGACAAAGGtatatttttaacaattataaACATTTGTATAATTCTTCTGGCTTTCATTGCAGTATGATGATTTTGACTTAATGTTTTCTATAATTTAGGTGGACCACTTCCCTCTGGTCAGTCTACTGGTTTGGCAGGCTTCAGTTCGTCTACAACACAGACAAATGCCTTTTCTCCTTCACCAGTGTTTGGTCAATCATCAGCCAATCCTTTTTCTTCCACAACACCTAATTCTAACCcgtttgccccaaagagttcCCCCTTTTCTTCTGGATTTGGAACTTCCGCTGCTCCTGCCTTCAGTTCAtcagcttttggttcttcaacaGCAGCAGCAGCACCCTCTATTTTTGGTTCGTCCCCATCTCCATTTGGAGCTAACTCTTCTTCAACTCCCAGCTTTGGGCAATCTCCGTCGCTGTTCAATACTGCTCCTGCTCAGGCTACCTCTTCGCCATTTGGCTCAAGTATTTTTGGCAATACACAGTCATCCCCATTATTTAGTTCTGCAGCCCCTCCAATTGCACAGACAAGTTCTGCTTTTGGACAGAATACCTCCCCCTTTGGGCAGGCTACACCTTTTAGTCAGTCAAGCTTGTTTAATTCACCTTCTTCTGGGCTTGTTGGAAGTATTTTCTCATCAAGTGCATCACTCACTTCTAATAATCTGACAGGTTTTGGTCAAACAGCGGTATGcaatttcatttgtatttggtaaTGAATAATGCTTTTGCatacaatatttttctttaaaatcacTGTTTTTTATGAGCCAAGATAACATGGAGTCATATTTGAACTTTATACTTTACAAACTTAATGAACATTACACTAATCCAGTTATGTAAGTATTCTATTACTATTTCTGTAAATATTGCATATAATGATGAGTAGTAGTACAGAACAACTATAAAGCCTTATCCATTAGGCAGGATTTCCCTATGTGAGATGCTAAATGGTCAATTGTGTACTGCATTTTGAATATCTAATACTTTTGTTGTTTGACTTTCATATCTGCAGCCGTCCATTTCAACACCTTTTCAACCTGCACAACCTGCTCAGTCGAGTGGTGCTTTTGGCTTTAGCAACTTTGGCCAGACTCAACCTGGTCagtttattatattatcttatGCTTATACTACTGTTTGTTTTGTTTCATGCAATGATTGAAGGATTAATGTTTTGAATGACTATTTTATTAGTGGGTGCAAGCAGCTTCGGTGGCACTCCAGGCCTATTTGGTCAGAATAATTTTGGACTTGCGTAAGTTACAATTAGTTTAAGTCTTGCATTTAGTTCAAGTTTTTTTTACCCTTTGGAGTTTTGACCAACGGGCTGTGGCTTTTGAGTTTTGACATATGAAGCACCCACTAAATTAATATCACAAATATTGATGTGTCATGGATTCATAAAGTTCTTAAATATACAAGATATATATGACTTAAATATGGGGACATGAATTTAAGAAAGAAATACTTTGCATAAAATCATCCTCCATTTCATTCTATTTGTCCATTTAATAAGATTTTCTAACACATactaagaaaaacaataaattagcTAGTGAATAGGAAATTCTTACTAAAATGTATGTACACTGGtctctatttcatttttttgtaGTTGTTGCGCAATTAAATTGACAAGTATTACATCTTTCTATAAGCTCACCTAACACTACATGTTTTGTGCATATATAAGACTCTAACAACCCTTTTGGTCGCCAGCATATAATAAGATAACTATTTTATCTTGTTATGATCAATTGTTTGGTGCATCGACAGGATATGATTTCCTGATCTTATTCTCTATcatatgcattttttttatatgcagGGGAAGTTGCATCAGAAAGTAACAAGATAGGATATTTGACCTTCCTCTTATTTTCACACCACCCCACGTTCATTACCACCACTATCATCATAATTATCTTTGTCATCACTGTTCTCGTTGTCATTGCCACCACTATCATCATAATTATCTTTGTCATCACTGTTCTCGTTGTCATTGCCACCACTCTAGCCATTACTTTCATTGTTGTTACCTCTACCACTTCATATCCATTATCTTCGCTATCATGATTATCATCATCTTTGTCacaaccaccaccaccaccatcatGTGCCAGTACCACTTCCGCCAATTTTCTTAAAACTTATGCTACAACTTCTCCTATTTTTGTCAAAACTTATGCTACAACCATGGTAGTAGAATCGAGATACAAGTAGTGTATCGGAGAGCTGATATTATGAATCGTAAATCGTTTCGTATCGTGAATCGTAAGattcataaacattaaaaaatttaatatatacttaaatatataagatatgtaTACATACaagatacaataaattatatatatgtatgtatatatatatatgtctaTATATATGTACCACACAATTTCACCAAAACAACCTCTATGGTGCATACAtgttattaaacaaattatgtctatctttttttatttactcattttttaaaatctacATTGATTCACACAATACGGAATCGTTTCGTTTCGGGATTCAGCGATTCTTTGTGCGAATCGCATGATACAGCTAAGATTCAGGGACGAAAAAGATTCTTCACACGATTCGTATCGTGGGAGGGTGAAACCGTATCGTGAATCGTAAGATACTAACTACTATGGCTACAACTTCTACCATTTTTGTCAAAACTTATGCTACAACTTCTACCATTTTTGTCAACTTATGCTACCATTTCCTCCATTCTTACCATCATTATATTGTGTCATCAACCTATCAATACACTGTCTTCATCATCATCCCACTCAAGTCGTCATAACAACCATCACTTTCAAATTGTTTGTACCACTTGCCATCATTGCCATGGCCAGCATCATCTGGTTATTGCTTTTGTTGTCACCACTATTATCATTACCACCATCATTTGTCAGCATCATCTGTGCCTTCACTGGACATACCCTGCGGCATGTGCTGTCACTGGGCAACCTCTGTTCTGCAACTTCTTACTTGAGTTAGAGGTGGAG includes:
- the LOC137835223 gene encoding nuclear pore complex protein NUP98A isoform X2, yielding MFGSNPFGQSSSSPFGSQSVFGQTNSSTNPFAPKPFGSTSPFGSQTGSSMFGGTSTGVFGAAQQSSPFASNTAFGASSSPAFGSSVPAFGSSSTPAFGSSSSSFGVFGQKPAFGGFGSTPTQTSPFGATQQSQPAFGSSIFGSSTPFGGSSQPAFGATSTPAFGATSTPAFGASSTPAFGATSTPAFGATSSPAFGATSTPAFGSTSSPTFGNTGSAFGVSSSPVFGGGGAFGASSNPMFGSSSTSAFGSSSTPFGASSTPAFGASSTPAFGASSTPAFGASSTPAFSFGSTQAFGQSSAAFGSSSPFGSTASPFGGQSSAFGSQTPSSAFGNTGIGQSGFGGQQRGGSRVASYTATTEADSGTSGQTAKLESISAMPVYKDKSHEELRWEDYQLGDKGGPLPSGQSTGLAGFSSSTTQTNAFSPSPVFGQSSANPFSSTTPNSNPFAPKSSPFSSGFGTSAAPAFSSSAFGSSTAAAAPSIFGSSPSPFGANSSSTPSFGQSPSLFNTAPAQATSSPFGSSIFGNTQSSPLFSSAAPPIAQTSSAFGQNTSPFGQATPFSQSSLFNSPSSGLVGSIFSSSASLTSNNLTGFGQTAPSISTPFQPAQPAQSSGAFGFSNFGQTQPVGASSFGGTPGLFGQNNFGLASSTPSSVTVQAVPNTNPFGTLPAMPQMSIGRVGTTPSIQYGISSMPALDKPAPVRISSLLTSRHLSQRRIRLPVRKYHSKNDGPRVPFFSDDEDTTTTPKADALFIPRENPRALIICPMEQWPAKASEKALTFKDRSIPVNENGNISKEASVTPDRTSSQDKDKDKIAVENGVVKEQGQYIATKPTSNGSNEDHSSQKADMYKTLSGHRAGEAAIVYEHGADVEALMPKLRRSDYYTLPRIHELAAKERAEPGFCSHVKDFVVGRQGYGSIRFLGETDVRGLDLESLIQFNNREVIVYMDDSKKPPVGQGLNKPAEVTLLNIKCFDKKTGHQYTEGPKIEKYKEMLKRKAEDQGAEFVSYDPTKGEWKIRVNHFSVYKLVEEDENTWINDDHENN
- the LOC137835223 gene encoding nuclear pore complex protein NUP98A isoform X1; this translates as MFGSNPFGQSSSSPFGSQSVFGQTNSSTNPFAPKPFGSTSPFGSQTGSSMFGGTSTGVFGAAQQSSPFASNTAFGASSSPAFGSSVPAFGSSSTPAFGSSSSSFGGSSVFGQKPAFGGFGSTPTQTSPFGATQQSQPAFGSSIFGSSTPFGGSSQPAFGATSTPAFGATSTPAFGASSTPAFGATSTPAFGATSSPAFGATSTPAFGSTSSPTFGNTGSAFGVSSSPVFGGGGAFGASSNPMFGSSSTSAFGSSSTPFGASSTPAFGASSTPAFGASSTPAFGASSTPAFSFGSTQAFGQSSAAFGSSSPFGSTASPFGGQSSAFGSQTPSSAFGNTGIGQSGFGGQQRGGSRVASYTATTEADSGTSGQTAKLESISAMPVYKDKSHEELRWEDYQLGDKGGPLPSGQSTGLAGFSSSTTQTNAFSPSPVFGQSSANPFSSTTPNSNPFAPKSSPFSSGFGTSAAPAFSSSAFGSSTAAAAPSIFGSSPSPFGANSSSTPSFGQSPSLFNTAPAQATSSPFGSSIFGNTQSSPLFSSAAPPIAQTSSAFGQNTSPFGQATPFSQSSLFNSPSSGLVGSIFSSSASLTSNNLTGFGQTAPSISTPFQPAQPAQSSGAFGFSNFGQTQPVGASSFGGTPGLFGQNNFGLASSTPSSVTVQAVPNTNPFGTLPAMPQMSIGRVGTTPSIQYGISSMPALDKPAPVRISSLLTSRHLSQRRIRLPVRKYHSKNDGPRVPFFSDDEDTTTTPKADALFIPRENPRALIICPMEQWPAKASEKALTFKDRSIPVNENGNISKEASVTPDRTSSQDKDKDKIAVENGVVKEQGQYIATKPTSNGSNEDHSSQKADMYKTLSGHRAGEAAIVYEHGADVEALMPKLRRSDYYTLPRIHELAAKERAEPGFCSHVKDFVVGRQGYGSIRFLGETDVRGLDLESLIQFNNREVIVYMDDSKKPPVGQGLNKPAEVTLLNIKCFDKKTGHQYTEGPKIEKYKEMLKRKAEDQGAEFVSYDPTKGEWKIRVNHFSVYKLVEEDENTWINDDHENN
- the LOC137835223 gene encoding nuclear pore complex protein NUP98A isoform X3 — its product is MFGSNPFGQSSSSPFGSQSVFGQTNSSTNPFAPKPFGSTSPFGSQTGSSMFGGTSTGVFGAAQQSSPFASNTAFGASSSPAFGSSVPAFGSSSTPAFGSSSSSFGGSSVFGQKPAFGGFGSTPTQTSPFGATQQSQPAFGSSIFGSSTPFGGSSQPAFGATSTPAFGATSTPAFGASSTPAFGATSTPAFGATSSPAFGATSTPAFGSTSSPTFGNTGSAFGVSSSPVFGGGGAFGASSNPMFGSSSTSAFGSSSTPFGASSTPAFGASSTPAFGASSTPAFGASSTPAFSFGSTQAFGQSSAAFGSSSPFGSTASPFGGQSSAFGSQTPSSAFGNTGIGQSGFGGQQRGGSRVASYTATTEADSGTSGQTAKLESISAMPVYKDKSHEELRWEDYQLGDKGGPLPSGQSTGLAGFSSSTTQTNAFSPSPVFGQSSANPFSSTTPNSNPFAPKSSPFSSGFGTSAAPAFSSSAFGSSTAAAAPSIFGSSPSPFGANSSSTPSFGQSPSLFNTAPAQATSSPFGSSIFGNTQSSPLFSSAAPPIAQTSSAFGQNTSPFGQATPFSQSSLFNSPSSGLVGSIFSSSASLTSNNLTGFGQTAPSISTPFQPAQPAQSSGAFGFSNFGQTQPVGASSFGGTPGLFGQNNFGLASSTPSSVTVQAVPNTNPFGTLPAMPQMSIGRVGTTPSIQYGISSMPALDKPAPVRISSLLTSRHLSQRRIRLPVRKYHSKNDGPRVPFFSDDEDTTTTPKADALFIPRENPRALIICPMEQWPAKASEKALTFKDRSIPVNENEIAVENGVVKEQGQYIATKPTSNGSNEDHSSQKADMYKTLSGHRAGEAAIVYEHGADVEALMPKLRRSDYYTLPRIHELAAKERAEPGFCSHVKDFVVGRQGYGSIRFLGETDVRGLDLESLIQFNNREVIVYMDDSKKPPVGQGLNKPAEVTLLNIKCFDKKTGHQYTEGPKIEKYKEMLKRKAEDQGAEFVSYDPTKGEWKIRVNHFSVYKLVEEDENTWINDDHENN
- the LOC137835223 gene encoding nuclear pore complex protein NUP98A isoform X4; amino-acid sequence: MFGSNPFGQSSSSPFGSQSVFGQTNSSTNPFAPKPFGSTSPFGSQTGSSMFGGTSTGVFGAAQQSSPFASNTAFGASSSPAFGSSVPAFGSSSTPAFGSSSSSFGVFGQKPAFGGFGSTPTQTSPFGATQQSQPAFGSSIFGSSTPFGGSSQPAFGATSTPAFGATSTPAFGASSTPAFGATSTPAFGATSSPAFGATSTPAFGSTSSPTFGNTGSAFGVSSSPVFGGGGAFGASSNPMFGSSSTSAFGSSSTPFGASSTPAFGASSTPAFGASSTPAFGASSTPAFSFGSTQAFGQSSAAFGSSSPFGSTASPFGGQSSAFGSQTPSSAFGNTGIGQSGFGGQQRGGSRVASYTATTEADSGTSGQTAKLESISAMPVYKDKSHEELRWEDYQLGDKGGPLPSGQSTGLAGFSSSTTQTNAFSPSPVFGQSSANPFSSTTPNSNPFAPKSSPFSSGFGTSAAPAFSSSAFGSSTAAAAPSIFGSSPSPFGANSSSTPSFGQSPSLFNTAPAQATSSPFGSSIFGNTQSSPLFSSAAPPIAQTSSAFGQNTSPFGQATPFSQSSLFNSPSSGLVGSIFSSSASLTSNNLTGFGQTAPSISTPFQPAQPAQSSGAFGFSNFGQTQPVGASSFGGTPGLFGQNNFGLASSTPSSVTVQAVPNTNPFGTLPAMPQMSIGRVGTTPSIQYGISSMPALDKPAPVRISSLLTSRHLSQRRIRLPVRKYHSKNDGPRVPFFSDDEDTTTTPKADALFIPRENPRALIICPMEQWPAKASEKALTFKDRSIPVNENEIAVENGVVKEQGQYIATKPTSNGSNEDHSSQKADMYKTLSGHRAGEAAIVYEHGADVEALMPKLRRSDYYTLPRIHELAAKERAEPGFCSHVKDFVVGRQGYGSIRFLGETDVRGLDLESLIQFNNREVIVYMDDSKKPPVGQGLNKPAEVTLLNIKCFDKKTGHQYTEGPKIEKYKEMLKRKAEDQGAEFVSYDPTKGEWKIRVNHFSVYKLVEEDENTWINDDHENN